The following are encoded in a window of Rosa chinensis cultivar Old Blush chromosome 4, RchiOBHm-V2, whole genome shotgun sequence genomic DNA:
- the LOC112196307 gene encoding uncharacterized protein LOC112196307: protein MGYYLADDIYPKWATLVQAIRRPQNEAEAYFTTKQEAFRKDVERAFGVLQARWAIIRQPARGWSLENLSNIMLACIILHNMIVEDERADYYNGESDDDEPDPNRSRRARARILDEARENLERDPRSGRIIMSEYMSRYRMIRSPVGNRHLQDDLVQHLWSLRGQAP, encoded by the coding sequence ATGGGTTACTATCTCGCTGATGACATCTACCCTAAGTGGGCAACGCTTGTCCAAGCAATCAGACGCCCTCAAAATGAAGCTGAAGCATATTTCACCACCAAACAAGAGGCCTTCCGCAAAGACGTTGAAAGAGCATTTGGTGTTCTCCAGGCAAGATGGGCAATCATTAGACAACCTGCAAGAGGGTGGAGTTTGGAAAATTTGTCCAATATCATGTTGGCATGCATTATCCTTCATAATATGATTGTTGAGGATGAACGTGCCGATTACTACAATGGCGAGTCTGATGATGACGAACCGGATCCAAATAGGTCCAGAAGGGCTCGAGCTCGCATCTTAGACGAAGCGAGAGAAAATTTGGAAAGGGATCCAAGATCTGGAAGAATCATCATGTCGGAATACATGTCTCGATACAGAATGATACGTTCTCCTGTTGGCAACCGACATTTACAAGATGATCTTGTCCAACACCTCTGGAGTCTGCGAGGTCAAGCACCATGA
- the LOC112196600 gene encoding condensin-2 complex subunit D3: MEETITRIVTELEDLRHLENPTNTQSQPISDSTLSDLQTLFDSNDPDPVDRFSNELAAKSLSLSNLVRPIAAAMDSGPAHFTLSASKLYLSLLLSPNSPVCTIFTPMAFFSLLQSIRRSLKHRRAESGHGEPGTGSGNAAARKRKGRGKGKGLKNSEDCESEEREFDVRVLFSVLEKLELVMDLVHLDRFPDSLKSLVQTVAEIPVMGFEVCGNSGNYNKLTDLCSRVLLKVFKPEHGDHASIAAEVFKSLAPMILLHKSQVRIFALSFVGNQMMGVAKNLEGVKKAMVNFLWYLVHKAPDKSEPRALAVESIMEIVRVMEVQEQVVFVEYAVKMTQGKARLRLLAVDLILVLVTSLRDVMDLNSESEVRDSLGWKCLEGLIQRCSDAMAGIRARALSNLSQLVGFLSGDDRSREVLKEVMGFGDAMDERQEGWMNEILRARCMDEKAAVRKAALLLVTKLMAILGSGFDRDLIKTMGMACSDPLVSIRKAAISALSVAFRTFLDDSVATEWLHSVPALITDNESSIQEECENLFVELVLERVSAVGSEINTDSVLPEGILSLLKEICNGEVAPWVKKILTNLGKKNRLKHKFATALQSIIRTSESLWLSQSMPIEKWTAPPGSWFLLSEVSAYLAKAVDWEFLRHHWQLFDKHGGGGEIQSPLPQGYAHEEGGGIESSSVAWAGDRVFLLQTISNVSVELPSEVGAELAHDLLKRIENFNMHSTEVNAHVKALRTLCKRKVSDPEQADTLVKRCVHQIASKASKILDKYISKESNTTRKGGFFTPPISGSRMGKRAITMSKSLSKVVTAVYTIGSLVIICPSADMSTTIPLLYTIITSGNSDPKVNKLAGSIGSLKQTAPSLYIQAWLTMGKICLTDEKIAKTYIPLIVQELEKSDCAALRNNLVVVMADFCIRHTSLVDSYIPRITKCLRDPCELVRRQTFILLSRLLQRDYVKWRGVLFLRFLLSLVDESEKIKQLATFLFSNILKAKAPLLGYNSFVEAIFVLNDCRAHKGHTGAQGSRAESRLFSIRGNDEASRSRRMHIYVSLLKQMAPEHLLQTFVKLCTEILAAASDGMLNIDDITGQAVLQDAFQIIACKEIRIPSNRGLSSDTGDIDEEGGDNGGAAAKGRAITQALKKGLIQSTIPIFIELKRLLESKNSPLVGSLMECLRIILKDYKNEIEDILVADKQLQKELIYDMQKYEKAKVKSTAAETVANHQRTVSFNSPGISKIASVRQAHNKSIGRLQGDVRLSSAMGDVAAEAIARSVLKDMNKGRQTPPLSSLSVPKLKTCQGGQSARSGVPLDVLESVRRRQNFDFVEEN; this comes from the exons ATGGAAGAAACCATAACCCGAATAGTCACAGAGCTCGAAGACCTCCGCCACCTCGAAAACCCCACCAACACCCAATCCCAACCCATCTCCGATTCCACTCTCTCCGACCTCCAAACCCTCTTCGACTCCAATGACCCCGACCCCGTGGACCGCTTCTCCAACGAGCTCGCCGCCAAgtccctctccctctccaatCTGGTCCGCCCCATCGCAGCCGCCATGGAttccggcccggcccatttcaCCCTCTCCGCCTCCAAGCTCtacctctctctcctcctctcccccAATTCCCCCGTCTGCACTATCTTCACTCCCATGGcgttcttctctctcctccagtcGATTCGCCGGTCGCTGAAGCACCGCCGCGCCGAATCGGGTCACGGCGAGCCCGGCACTGGGTCCGGTAACGCGGCCGCTAGGAAGCGGAAGGGGCGAGGCAAAGGTAAGGGTTTGAAGAACAGTGAGGATTGCGAGAGCGAAGAGAGGGAGTTTGAtgttagggttttgttttcggtgcttgaaaaattggaacttgtgaTGGATTTGGTTCATTTGGATCGGTTTCCGGATAGTTTGAAGTCGTTGGTTCAAACCGTGGCTGAAATTCCAGTCATGGGGTTTGAGGTGTGTGGCAATTCTGGTAATTATAACAAATTGACTGATTTGTGCTCTAGGGTTTTGCTTAAGGTGTTCAAGCCTGAGCATGGAGACCATGCCAGCATTGCAGCTGAGGTGTTCAAGTCATTGGCACCGATGATTCTTCTTCATAAATCGCAGGTGAGGATATTTGCGTTGAGTTTTGTGGGGAATCAGATGATGGGTGTGGCTAAGAATCTTGAGGGGGTGAAGAAAGCAATGGTGAATTTTCTGTGGTACTTGGTCCACAAGGCGCCGGATAAGTCTGAGCCTCGGGCTTTGGCTGTCGAGTCTATAATGGAGATTGTTAGAGTTATGGAGGTTCAGGAGCAAGTTGTGTTTGTGGAGTATGCGGTGAAGATGACTCAAGGGAAGGCTAGGTTGAGGCTTTTGGCTGTTGACCTTATTCTGGTGCTGGTTACATCTTTGAGAGATGTGATGGATTTGAATTCGGAGAGTGAAGTGAGGGATTCATTGGGTTGGAAATGCTTGGAGGGTTTGATTCAGCGCTGTTCGGATGCAATGGCTGGGATTCGAGCTCGTGCTTTGTCGAATTTGTCTCAGCTGGTTGGCTTCTTGTCAGGTGATGATAGGAGTCGGGAAGTGTTGAAAGAAGTTATGGGGTTTGGTGATGCAATGGATGAAAGGCAGGAGGGTTGGAtgaatgagattttgagggCAAGGTGTATGGATGAGAAGGCAGCTGTAAGGAAGGCTGCACTTCTTTTGGTTACCAAGTTGATGGCCATTCTTGGTAGTGGCTTTGATAGAGACTTGATCAAGACTATGGGCATGGCTTGTTCTGATCCACTTGTTAGCATACGCAAAGCAGCAATTTCAGCTCTTTCAGTG GCTTTTAGAACATTCCTGGATGATAGCGTGGCTACTGAGTGGCTACATTCTGTTCCAGCTTTAATAACTGATAATGAGTCTAGCATTCAAGAAGAATGTGAAAACTTGTTTGTAGAGCTGGTATTGGAAAGGGTATCTGCAGTTGGTTCTGAAATCAATACTGACTCAGTACTTCCTGAAGGCATTTTAAGCCTTTTGAAAGAGATTTGCAATGGAGAAGTGGCACCTTGGGTGAAGAAAATTTTAACAAACTTGGGAAAGAAGAATCGACTGAAGCACAAATTTGCTACTGCACTTCAGAGTATCATAAGGACATCTGAGTCTCTCTGGCTCAGTCAATCCATGCCTATAGAGAAATGGACAGCCCCACCAGGTTCTTGGTTTCTTCTGTCAGAGGTGTCAGCATACCTTGCAAAAGCAGTTGACTGGGAGTTTCTCCGTCATCATTGGCAGCTTTTTGACAAGCATGGAGGGGGAGGGGAGATTCAGAGTCCACTTCCACAGGGATATGCACATGAAGAGGGAGGGGGTATAGAATCCAGTTCTGTTGCTTGGGCTGGGGATCGTGTTTTTCTCTTACAGACTATTTCTAATGTATCTGTTGAGCTGCCTTCTGAAGTTGGTGCAGAGTTAGCTCATGACTTGCttaaaagaattgaaaattttaaCATGCATTCAACAGAG GTTAATGCTCATGTAAAAGCACTCAGAACATTGTGCAAGCGGAAGGTTTCAGATCCAGAGCAGGCTGATACACTTGTTAAAAGATGCGTACATCAGATTGCCTCAAAAGCTTCCAAGATATTAGATAAGTATATATCCAAGGAGTCAAATACAACCCGAAAAGGTGGCTTCTTTACGCCACCTATAAGTGGGAGTAGAATGGGCAAGAGAGCCATAACCATGTCCAAGTCTTTGTCAAAAGTAGTGACAGCAGTCTATACAATTGGGTCTTTGGTTATTATTTGTCCATCTGCTGATATGAGCACCACCATTCCACTACTATATACCATCATCACTTCTGGGAATTCTGATCCAAAAGTCAATAAACTAGCAGGCTCTATCGGATCTCTAAAGCAGACAGCACCTTCTTTGTACATTCAAGCATGGTTGACTATGGGGAAGATTTGCCTTACAGATGAAAAAATTGCAAAGACTTATATTCCTCTCATTGTGCAG GAACTTGAAAAGAGTGATTGTGCAGCCCTTCGCAACAATCTGGTAGTTGTGATGGCAGATTTTTGCATTCGTCATACTTCTTTAGTTGATAG TTATATACCAAGGATCACAAAATGCCTCCGTGATCCATGCGAACTTGTAAGAAGGCAGACATTTATACTGCTCTCAAGATTGTTGCAG AGGGATTATGTGAAGTGGAGAGGAGTTCTTTTCCTGAGATTTCTCTTGTCACTTGTTGATGAGTCAGAAAAGATAAAGCAGCTTGCCACCTTTCTTTTCAGCAATATCTTGAAAG CTAAGGCGCCTCTTCTCGGATATAACAGTTTTGTAGAAGCAATTTTTGTTCTGAATGACTGCCGTGCCCACAAGGGACATACTGGTGCTCAGGGTTCACGAGCAGAGAGCCGCCTTTTTTCCATAAG GGGAAATGATGAAGCTTCGAGGTCTAGAAGAATGCACATCTATGTTTCTTTGCTGAAACAAATGGCTCCAGAGCACTTATTGCAAACGTTTGTAAAGTTATGTACAGAGATCCTTGCTGCAGCATCTGATGGCATGCTCAATATAGATGATATTACTGGGCAGGCTGTTCTGCAG GATGCTTTCCAAATTATTGCCTGCAAAGAAATCCGAATACCATCCAACCGTGGGTTATCATCTGACACTGGAGATATTGATGAAGAAGGTGGTGATAATGGTGGAGCAGCTGCTAAGGGAAGGGCAATAACTCAAGCACTGAAAAAGGGCCTCATCCAAAGCACAATACCCATCTTTATAGAGCTGAAGCGGCTATTGGAAAGCAAAAACAGCCCCCTTGTAGGCTCCCTCATGGAATGCCTCCGCATCATCCTCAAGGATTACAAAAATGAGATCGAAGACATATTAGTTGCTGATAAGCAGCTCCAGAAAGAGCTGATATATGACATGCAGAAGTATGAAAAGGCAAAGGTCAAGTCTACAGCTGCCGAGACTGTTGCCAACCATCAAAGAACAGTTAGCTTCAACTCTCCCGGTATATCCAAGATTGCAAGTGTGAGACAGGCACATAACAAATCCATTGGCAGATTGCAAGGCGACGTGAGATTATCTTCAGCAATGGGAGATGTAGCTGCTGAAGCCATAGCAAGGTCAGTGCTCAAGGACATGAACAAGGGGAGACAGACACCACCTCTCAGCTCTTTAAGCGTGCCTAAGCTCAAGACCTGCCAGGGAGGGCAGAGCGCTCGAAGTGGTGTGCCCTTGGATGTATTAGAATCTGTGAGAAGAAGACAGAATTTTGACTTTGTTGAGGAGAACTAA
- the LOC112197171 gene encoding uncharacterized protein LOC112197171 — protein MIDQDRQGAGAPHGVLLVVVVVLVIFVPFFLGEQGEAITEGIAELLSPVGLLLLPIILLLTIQFLSSSHGSFVSSIFSTGEPDTIHRVSGSPVGVALFLLLVLFLLYNRMSIFGGGDDDE, from the coding sequence ATGATAGATCAAGACAGGCAAGGAGCAGGAGCACCCCACGGAGTTCTACTCGTAGTTGTGGTGGTTTTGGTGATATTCGTCCCCTTCTTCCTCGGTGAGCAAGGTGAGGCCATAACTGAAGGCATCGCCGAGCTTCTCAGCCCCGTCGGGCTTCTCCTCCTCCCCATCATCCTCCTCCTCACCATCCAGTTCTTGTCCTCGTCTCACGGCTCTTTTGTCTCCTCCATCTTCTCCACTGGAGAGCCCGACACCATCCACAGGGTCAGTGGCTCCCCGGTGGGCGTCGCATTGTTTCTTCTACTCGTCTTGTTTCTTCTCTACAATCGCATGTCGATCTTCGGTGGCGGCGACGATGATGAGTGA
- the LOC112197170 gene encoding chaperone protein dnaJ 49 isoform X2, producing the protein MDGNKDEALRCVRIAEEAIAAGNKARATKFIKIAQRLNQNLQVNELLAACERLDSGSSASSTQEKGVGETSKEVGKEKLGQGLNGERIYTEEHVQLIRQVKRNKDYYAILGVEKTCSVEEIRKAYRKLSLKVHPDKNKAPGSEEAFKIVSKAFKCLSDVNSRRQYDQTGLVEEFEYNQQHDVRRRRRRRTGNDMFDDDFDPDEIFRAFFGQSDVFRTGQVYRTRGAGGLHREEVQHGGPNIMLLIQILPFLVILLLAYLPFTEPEYALHKNFNYQIPKTTERHGVEFFVKSPRFDESYPLGSSARAKIEGSVIKDYKNVLVHYCRVELQRRHWNKKMSTPHCDKLNALEVA; encoded by the coding sequence ATGGATGGTAACAAAGATGAAGCTTTGAGATGTGTTCGAATTGCGGAGGAGGCAATTGCAGCCGGTAACAAAGCGCGTGCTACCAAGTTTATCAAAATAGCCCAACGCCTTAATCAGAATTTGCAAGTTAATGAGCTCTTGGCTGCCTGCGAGAGGCTCGATTCGGGGTCTTCGGCATCTTCCACTCAGGAAAAGGGTGTTGGTGAGACTAGTAAGGAGGTTGGGAAGGAGAAATTGGGGCAGGGGTTGAATGGGGAGAGGATTTACACCGAAGAGCATGTTCAGTTGATTAGGCAGGTGAAGAGGAATAAAGATTATTATGCTATTCTCGGCGTGGAGAAGACTTGCTCGGTTGAGGAGATTAGGAAGGCTTATAGGAAATTGTCGTTGAAAGTTCATCCCGACAAGAACAAGGCTCCTGGTTCGGAAGAGGCGTTTAAGATTGTGAGCAAGGCTTTTAAGTGTTTGAGTGATGTGAATTCGAGGAGGCAGTATGATCAGACTGGATTGGTTGAGGAGTTTGAGTATAACCAGCAGCACGATGTGAGGAGGAGGCGGAGGAGGAGAACTGGGAATGACAtgtttgatgatgattttgaccCCGATGAGATATTCAGGGCATTCTTTGGTCAGTCAGACGTGTTTAGGACGGGTCAAGTTTACAGGACTAGAGGAGCTGGTGGCCTTCATAGGGAGGAGGTTCAGCATGGGGGACCAAACATTATGCTTCTTATTCAAATATTACCTTTCTTGGTAATTTTATTGCTTGCATATCTGCCCTTCACAGAGCCCGAATATGCTTTGCATAAGAATTTCAACTACCAGATTCCCAAGACAACTGAGAGACATGGAGTGGAGTTTTTCGTTAAATCACCAAGATTTGATGAGAGTTATCCTCTTGGAAGTTCCGCTCGAGCTAAAATTGAGGGCAGCGTGATCAAGGATTACAAAAATGTGCTTGTACACTACTGTCGTGTTGAGCTTCAGAGGCGTCACTGGAATAAGAAAATGTCTACTCCTCACTGCGATAAGTTAAACGCCCTTGAAGTAGCTTGA
- the LOC112197170 gene encoding chaperone protein dnaJ 49 isoform X1: protein MIRFAFELGYLEFRDWIKLKFGDWELSFGLCGSCLIMDGNKDEALRCVRIAEEAIAAGNKARATKFIKIAQRLNQNLQVNELLAACERLDSGSSASSTQEKGVGETSKEVGKEKLGQGLNGERIYTEEHVQLIRQVKRNKDYYAILGVEKTCSVEEIRKAYRKLSLKVHPDKNKAPGSEEAFKIVSKAFKCLSDVNSRRQYDQTGLVEEFEYNQQHDVRRRRRRRTGNDMFDDDFDPDEIFRAFFGQSDVFRTGQVYRTRGAGGLHREEVQHGGPNIMLLIQILPFLVILLLAYLPFTEPEYALHKNFNYQIPKTTERHGVEFFVKSPRFDESYPLGSSARAKIEGSVIKDYKNVLVHYCRVELQRRHWNKKMSTPHCDKLNALEVA, encoded by the exons ATGATCAG GTTTGCTTTTGAATTAGGATATCTTGAATTCAGGGATTggataaaattgaaatttggggatTGGGAATTGAGTTTTGGGTTGTGTGGTAGTTGTTTGATCATGGATGGTAACAAAGATGAAGCTTTGAGATGTGTTCGAATTGCGGAGGAGGCAATTGCAGCCGGTAACAAAGCGCGTGCTACCAAGTTTATCAAAATAGCCCAACGCCTTAATCAGAATTTGCAAGTTAATGAGCTCTTGGCTGCCTGCGAGAGGCTCGATTCGGGGTCTTCGGCATCTTCCACTCAGGAAAAGGGTGTTGGTGAGACTAGTAAGGAGGTTGGGAAGGAGAAATTGGGGCAGGGGTTGAATGGGGAGAGGATTTACACCGAAGAGCATGTTCAGTTGATTAGGCAGGTGAAGAGGAATAAAGATTATTATGCTATTCTCGGCGTGGAGAAGACTTGCTCGGTTGAGGAGATTAGGAAGGCTTATAGGAAATTGTCGTTGAAAGTTCATCCCGACAAGAACAAGGCTCCTGGTTCGGAAGAGGCGTTTAAGATTGTGAGCAAGGCTTTTAAGTGTTTGAGTGATGTGAATTCGAGGAGGCAGTATGATCAGACTGGATTGGTTGAGGAGTTTGAGTATAACCAGCAGCACGATGTGAGGAGGAGGCGGAGGAGGAGAACTGGGAATGACAtgtttgatgatgattttgaccCCGATGAGATATTCAGGGCATTCTTTGGTCAGTCAGACGTGTTTAGGACGGGTCAAGTTTACAGGACTAGAGGAGCTGGTGGCCTTCATAGGGAGGAGGTTCAGCATGGGGGACCAAACATTATGCTTCTTATTCAAATATTACCTTTCTTGGTAATTTTATTGCTTGCATATCTGCCCTTCACAGAGCCCGAATATGCTTTGCATAAGAATTTCAACTACCAGATTCCCAAGACAACTGAGAGACATGGAGTGGAGTTTTTCGTTAAATCACCAAGATTTGATGAGAGTTATCCTCTTGGAAGTTCCGCTCGAGCTAAAATTGAGGGCAGCGTGATCAAGGATTACAAAAATGTGCTTGTACACTACTGTCGTGTTGAGCTTCAGAGGCGTCACTGGAATAAGAAAATGTCTACTCCTCACTGCGATAAGTTAAACGCCCTTGAAGTAGCTTGA